In Brevibacillus brevis, a genomic segment contains:
- a CDS encoding metallophosphoesterase → MIWFILIAAVALLLVRAHRNTFDVRTEYVSIPLQPSRRLPDPADWEPLSILHLSDLHMENLSVDASDIVARFSSRPIDLIAITGDLLDRHKNIPRAVAFVQTVMRLEPAQGTYVVFGNHDYVLPGPKLALLQSELERIGCRVLVNEHVTVSHRGQQLHIIGVDNFSTGHSRLAESFQNVPSTGARLVLTHDPNVVLHMKDYAYDYLLSGHFHGGQIHWPRPFHLAKMGELPKQNIVKGLHYAAGTPFYISEGLGQTGLNIRLRSRPEITLHTLAGGPFFSPENEAAVSGPLQEASAALALD, encoded by the coding sequence ATGATCTGGTTCATCCTTATAGCTGCGGTCGCCCTGCTGCTCGTCCGTGCGCACCGCAATACGTTTGATGTTCGTACCGAATATGTATCGATCCCGCTGCAGCCTTCCCGCCGTCTGCCCGACCCTGCCGATTGGGAACCGCTTTCGATCTTGCATCTGTCCGATTTGCACATGGAAAATTTGTCGGTAGACGCATCCGATATCGTCGCGCGCTTCTCCTCTCGTCCCATCGACCTGATCGCCATCACCGGCGACCTGTTGGACCGGCACAAAAACATTCCGAGGGCGGTCGCCTTCGTTCAGACCGTCATGCGTCTCGAGCCGGCGCAGGGTACGTACGTCGTTTTCGGCAATCACGATTACGTCTTGCCTGGTCCGAAGCTCGCCCTGCTCCAATCCGAGCTCGAGAGAATCGGCTGCCGCGTCCTGGTCAATGAGCACGTGACGGTCAGCCATCGCGGCCAGCAGCTCCACATCATCGGCGTCGACAACTTCTCCACCGGGCACAGCCGACTCGCCGAATCGTTTCAGAACGTACCTTCCACCGGGGCTCGCTTGGTATTGACCCACGATCCGAACGTCGTCCTGCACATGAAAGACTACGCATACGACTACTTGCTGTCCGGCCACTTCCACGGCGGACAGATCCACTGGCCGCGGCCGTTCCACCTCGCGAAAATGGGCGAGCTGCCGAAGCAAAATATCGTCAAGGGGCTGCATTACGCAGCAGGCACCCCCTTTTACATCAGCGAGGGATTGGGGCAAACCGGTCTCAATATACGCCTTCGCTCCCGTCCGGAAATCACGCTGCACACACTGGCTGGCGGCCCATTCTTTTCTCCGGAAAACGAAGCTGCCGTATCTGGTCCGCTTCAAGAAGCGTCTGCCGCACTCGCGCTCGATTAA
- the acsA gene encoding acetate--CoA ligase produces MNVEKIPATEGRFNLNNYDEVYANFDWAEVEKQFTWHETGKVNMAYEAIDRHLLTDRKNKTALIYSDLTRDESYTFAQLSELSNKFGNVLRGLGIAKGDRVFVFMPRTPELYVSVLGTLKVGAIVGPLFEAFMEAAVRDRLENSEAVAIVTTPALLPRVPVAELPALKHVIVVGSKDELPEGQISFEAEMAKASPELEIEWVDREDGMILHYTSGSTGKPKGVLHVHNAMIQHYQTGKWVLDLQEDDIYWCTADPGWVTGTAYGIFAPWLNGATNVVRGGRFTPESWYETVEKYKVSVWYSAPTSFRMLMGAGDELVKKYDFSHLRHILSVGEPLNPEVVYWGMRVFNHRIHDTWWMTETGGQLICNYKCMPIKPGSMGKPIPGVYASIIDDQGNELPPNRMGNLAIRVGWPAMMRQIWNNPSKYQEYFHIPGWYVSGDSAYKDEEGYFWFQGRIDDVINTSGERVGPFEVESKLVEHPAVAEAGVIGKPDPVRGEIIKAFISLRAGYEPSDELMEEIRKFVKEGLAAHAAPREIEFRDKLPKTRSGKIMRRVLKAWELGLPTGDLSTMED; encoded by the coding sequence ATGAACGTGGAAAAAATTCCGGCAACGGAAGGTCGGTTCAATCTGAACAATTACGACGAAGTCTACGCGAACTTTGATTGGGCTGAAGTGGAGAAACAGTTCACCTGGCACGAGACCGGAAAGGTGAACATGGCGTACGAGGCAATCGATCGCCATCTTTTGACGGATCGGAAAAATAAAACAGCGTTGATATACAGTGATTTGACACGGGACGAAAGCTATACGTTTGCACAGCTGAGCGAGCTGTCCAACAAGTTCGGGAATGTGCTTCGCGGTCTGGGAATCGCCAAGGGCGACCGCGTTTTCGTCTTCATGCCGCGCACGCCGGAGCTTTATGTAAGCGTTTTAGGGACATTGAAAGTAGGAGCGATCGTCGGTCCGCTGTTTGAGGCATTCATGGAGGCAGCCGTTCGCGACCGTCTGGAAAACAGCGAGGCCGTCGCCATCGTGACGACGCCTGCCCTCTTGCCGCGCGTCCCCGTAGCCGAACTCCCGGCTCTCAAGCACGTGATCGTCGTCGGTTCCAAAGACGAGCTCCCTGAAGGGCAAATCAGCTTTGAAGCTGAAATGGCAAAAGCGTCCCCTGAGCTCGAAATCGAGTGGGTAGACAGGGAAGACGGCATGATTCTGCACTACACCTCCGGCTCTACCGGCAAGCCAAAAGGCGTACTGCATGTCCATAATGCGATGATTCAGCACTACCAGACAGGAAAATGGGTGCTGGACCTGCAGGAGGACGACATCTACTGGTGCACGGCCGACCCGGGCTGGGTGACGGGAACGGCTTACGGCATCTTCGCTCCATGGCTGAACGGCGCCACGAACGTCGTGCGGGGAGGACGCTTCACGCCGGAATCGTGGTATGAAACGGTAGAAAAGTACAAAGTCAGCGTCTGGTACAGCGCTCCGACCTCTTTCCGCATGCTGATGGGAGCAGGCGACGAGCTCGTCAAGAAATACGATTTCTCCCACCTGCGCCACATCCTCAGCGTGGGCGAGCCGCTCAACCCCGAAGTCGTATACTGGGGAATGCGCGTCTTCAACCACCGCATCCACGACACATGGTGGATGACGGAGACAGGCGGCCAACTGATTTGCAACTACAAATGCATGCCGATCAAGCCCGGCTCAATGGGCAAGCCGATTCCGGGCGTGTACGCTTCGATCATCGACGACCAAGGAAACGAGCTGCCGCCGAACCGGATGGGGAATTTGGCCATACGCGTAGGCTGGCCGGCCATGATGAGACAAATCTGGAACAACCCGTCCAAATACCAGGAGTACTTCCACATTCCGGGCTGGTACGTGTCCGGCGATTCGGCCTACAAGGATGAAGAAGGATACTTCTGGTTCCAGGGCAGGATCGACGACGTCATCAATACCTCTGGCGAGCGGGTCGGTCCGTTCGAAGTGGAAAGCAAGCTGGTGGAGCATCCGGCCGTAGCCGAAGCGGGAGTCATCGGCAAGCCCGATCCGGTCCGGGGAGAGATTATCAAGGCATTTATCTCCTTGCGTGCCGGATACGAACCGAGCGACGAGCTGATGGAGGAAATCCGCAAGTTTGTGAAGGAAGGTCTGGCGGCTCACGCAGCGCCGCGCGAGATCGAATTCCGCGACAAGCTGCCGAAGACTCGCTCGGGAAAAATCATGCGCCGCGTCCTCAAAGCGTGGGAGCTGGGCTTGCCGACCGGCGACCTGTCCACGATGGAAGACTGA
- a CDS encoding cation diffusion facilitator family transporter: MGHDHDHDHAHGHHHHHGRGASKKALLSSLLIISLFLIVEIIGGFLTNSLALLSDAGHMLSDASALLLSLLALHFASSPPSARKTFGMHRFEILAALINGVTLVVISVFILWEAYQRLLQPPKVASGMMILIATIGLLANIAAAFVLMRGDYKENMNVRSAFLHVLGDLLGSVGAIIGGIFMWAFGWYIADPLISIIVAILIIASAWRVTKESVHILLEGAPGRLDTTRIAEKLNQLPGVTAVHDLHVWTVTSGFESLTCHLIVEDDLASYPILSDALHLLQHEFGITHATIQIENSTVKHDGLHCMEGNREENGHHHDDGSHDHAH, translated from the coding sequence ATGGGACATGACCATGATCACGATCACGCGCATGGGCACCACCATCATCACGGGAGAGGAGCGAGCAAAAAGGCGCTGCTCTCATCGCTCCTCATCATTTCGCTGTTTTTGATCGTCGAAATCATCGGCGGCTTTCTCACCAACAGCCTGGCCTTACTATCGGACGCGGGACATATGCTGAGCGACGCTTCGGCCCTGCTGCTCAGCCTGCTGGCCTTGCATTTTGCTTCCAGCCCTCCTTCGGCCAGGAAAACGTTTGGCATGCACCGTTTTGAAATATTGGCGGCTTTGATCAACGGGGTAACACTGGTGGTCATATCGGTATTTATTTTGTGGGAAGCGTACCAGCGTCTTCTTCAGCCACCAAAGGTCGCGAGCGGCATGATGATCCTGATCGCGACCATCGGCCTGCTCGCCAACATCGCCGCTGCCTTCGTTCTGATGCGCGGCGACTACAAGGAAAACATGAACGTGCGAAGCGCCTTTCTGCATGTACTCGGCGACCTGTTGGGGTCTGTCGGGGCCATCATCGGCGGGATTTTCATGTGGGCGTTTGGCTGGTATATCGCCGACCCTCTGATCAGCATCATCGTGGCCATCCTCATCATAGCGAGCGCATGGCGGGTGACCAAGGAATCGGTGCACATCCTGCTGGAGGGCGCACCCGGTCGGCTTGATACGACCCGCATTGCCGAGAAACTGAATCAGCTGCCGGGGGTCACGGCCGTGCACGACCTGCATGTCTGGACCGTCACATCGGGCTTCGAATCATTGACTTGCCATTTGATCGTCGAGGACGACTTGGCCAGCTATCCGATCCTGTCCGATGCCCTTCACCTGCTGCAGCACGAGTTTGGTATCACCCACGCCACGATCCAGATCGAAAACTCGACGGTCAAGCACGACGGCTTGCATTGTATGGAAGGCAACCGCGAAGAAAACGGCCACCATCATGACGATGGCTCCCACGATCACGCTCATTAG
- a CDS encoding NAD(P)/FAD-dependent oxidoreductase, translating into MPDYDAIVIGGGQAGLAMGYYLQQQGLRFTILDKRGRVGESWRERYDSLVLFTPRRFNDLPGLPFPGQRDGLPDKNEAADYLENYAHHFGLPIQLGAEVSRLEKTEEGFRIYTQARTYQARTVVVATGPFHTPYVPTDHMNVDYDVTQWHTATYRNEQQLSNEPVLVVGGGNSGVQIAVELARDRPVMLSMGRTGPFLPRSILGKTIFAYMRALGILTVPASSWLGRLYRSLPDPIFGYGNELRQMQKAGKLRIVPRLTSFSGRVATFADGSTETFSQIVWATGYRPDYHWLDIPDVLDELGRPHHRRGVSPISGLFFLGLPWQRNRQSALIGGVGHDARLLADEIAAFLRG; encoded by the coding sequence ATGCCCGACTATGATGCAATTGTGATCGGCGGGGGCCAGGCTGGGTTGGCCATGGGGTACTATTTGCAACAGCAAGGGCTTCGCTTCACCATCCTGGATAAACGCGGGCGCGTCGGGGAAAGCTGGCGGGAACGCTACGACTCACTCGTCCTTTTTACTCCCCGCCGCTTTAATGATCTGCCTGGCCTTCCCTTCCCGGGACAACGGGACGGGCTGCCTGACAAAAACGAAGCCGCAGACTACCTGGAGAACTATGCCCATCATTTCGGGTTGCCAATCCAGCTTGGAGCAGAAGTCTCGCGCTTGGAAAAAACAGAAGAAGGCTTCCGGATATACACGCAAGCGAGGACGTATCAGGCTCGGACCGTTGTCGTCGCGACGGGCCCGTTTCACACGCCTTACGTACCCACAGATCATATGAATGTAGATTATGATGTGACGCAGTGGCATACGGCGACCTATCGGAACGAACAGCAGCTGTCGAACGAGCCGGTTCTGGTCGTTGGCGGGGGCAATTCAGGCGTGCAGATCGCCGTTGAGCTTGCCCGGGATCGTCCCGTGATGTTGTCGATGGGACGTACAGGTCCCTTTCTGCCCCGCTCCATTTTGGGCAAAACTATCTTTGCCTACATGCGGGCACTTGGCATCCTGACGGTACCCGCTTCATCCTGGCTCGGCAGGCTGTATCGATCCCTGCCCGATCCGATCTTCGGCTATGGAAACGAGCTCCGTCAGATGCAGAAAGCGGGCAAGCTACGAATCGTTCCGCGTTTGACTTCCTTTTCCGGACGCGTTGCCACCTTTGCGGACGGCAGCACAGAGACATTTTCGCAAATCGTATGGGCGACCGGTTACCGGCCTGATTATCATTGGCTGGACATCCCGGATGTTCTGGATGAACTCGGACGGCCCCATCACCGCCGGGGAGTCTCACCGATTTCGGGCCTGTTCTTTCTCGGTCTGCCCTGGCAGCGCAATCGCCAATCCGCTCTCATCGGGGGTGTCGGTCACGACGCTCGGCTGCTGGCAGACGAAATCGCAGCATTTCTGCGAGGATGA